One Brassica oleracea var. oleracea cultivar TO1000 chromosome C7, BOL, whole genome shotgun sequence genomic window carries:
- the LOC106306577 gene encoding uncharacterized protein LOC106306577, translating to MINAFKTIRPLPSGTVSFFSPPSRVSRKVTVFGFTTTSDQRKMDKNPENPKEKTGDVMSHSFGEGYATRSDEEGFGGTYGGNQSFQKHNDEVHENHPDYDKTQGSEAKEKERGRNQT from the exons ATGATCAACGCGTTTAAGACGATACGACCACTGCCTTCCGGCACCGTCTCTTTCTTTTCACCACCGTCTAGAGTTAGCCGTAAAGTTACGGTATTTGGTTTTACGACCACTTCTGACCAACGAAAGATGGATAAAAACCCTGAAAATCCAAAGGAGAAAACCGG TGACGTGATGTCGCATTCGTTTGGAGAAGGATACGCTACAAGGTCTGATGAAGAAGGTTTTGGAGGTACCTATGGAGGTAATCAATCTTTCCAAAAGCACAACGATGAGGTTCATGAGAATCACCCTG ATTACGACAAAACTCAGGGTAGCGAAGCAAAGGAGAAAGAGAGAGGTAGAAATCAGACATAA
- the LOC106302921 gene encoding uncharacterized protein LOC106302921, producing MGTSAIEECRHFRERTCRENPFLRRVQWRAKEVLELIHSDIYGPISPSSTSGLRYILCFIDDHSRKAWVYLLEKKSEAFNHFKIFKKMVETKAGKVIKCLRTNRGGEYISNEFADYCKEHGIKRQLTTPNTPQQNGIAERKNRTVMNMDQAHQKETELTWSGDDILEESEEEGSDEENLGDEAEEPVEEEENKADQNVGVREGRNRRLPRYLNDYVTMTEVEIEEDEVNMVEINATDPSTFEEA from the exons ATGGGCACATCAGCCATCGAGGAATGCAGACACTTCAGAGAAAGAACATG CCGAGAAAACCCATTCCTAAGAAGAGTTCAATGGAGAGCAAAAGAAGTGTTGGAGCTCATACATTCAGACATTTACGGTCCTATCAGCCCCTCATCAACAAGTGGTTTGAGGTACATCTTGTGTTTCATTGATGATCATAGCAGAAAAGCTTGGGTGTATCTTTTGGAAAAGAAGTCTGAAGCCTTCAATCACTTCAAGATCTTCAAGAAAATGGTAGAAACAAAAGCTGGAAAAGTCATCAAGTGTCTGAGGACTAATAGGGGTGGAGAGTACATTTCAAATGAGTTTGCTGACTACTGTAAGGAGCATGGAATTAAGAGACAGCTGACCACACCAAACACTCCTCAACAGAATGGCATTGCAGAGAGGAAGAACCGCACTGTCATGAACATG GATCAAGCGCATCAAAAGGAGACAGAGCTGACTTGGAGTGGTGATGATATATTGGAAGAAAGTGAAGAAGAAGGCAGTGATGAAGAAAATTTGGGTGATGAAGCAGAAGAACCTGTAGAGGAAGAAGAAAACAAAGCTGATCAGAATGTGGGAGTCAGGGAGGGAAGAAATAGGAGACTCCCTCGGTATCTGAATGACTATGTGACTATGACTGAAGTGGAGATTGAAGAAGATGAAGTGAATATGGTCGAGATCAACGCAACTGATCCATCCACATTTGAGGAAGCATAG